In a genomic window of Methylobacter sp. YRD-M1:
- a CDS encoding transglycosylase SLT domain-containing protein, producing the protein MKKKYRCGYLLLMCVLTLPVTVSGNTLEQQRADFLRAEKLIAQGNDEAFWNVSMSLKSYPLYPYLHYQWLKNNLHQTSRILRFLSEYKDTRYAGLLRSQWLSYLAQHENWHEFLQHYQASGNSTLECQFYWAKYLTGDTQLALNEAKRLWTVAKSLPKECDALTSILIKSPLFTQELIWQRFELALRKDNVQLAEYLKRLLKDQTSADVWLKIHKKPELIGSDTLWISPDQQGGHIFAHAVDRMAKTDPELAMQIWDNRKYNFAIDAQTDQRLERRLALALAFKKNKKAYDRLSRLANVDAEVREWKVRAALLEQNWQHIADALAGLTDQERLEPRWQYWQARALAKAGDVLQAQNIYNHLAEDRSFYGFLAADTVSKPYQLADKPVFLSGNALETLAEASDFKIAQELDFLGRVPEAQRQWWFAIKKLPKERLMTAAKLAQQWQWNQVAIFTLAKAEYWDDMELRFPVNYLNEVSNNAYRHNLDPAVIFGLIRQESVFDRYAESPVGARGLMQIMPKTGQQIARDLRENWQSEASLFDPNINVKYGSFYYRQLLDRFNGHFALATAAYNAGPKRVGQWLPSGETVPADIWIETIPFKETRKYVSSVLAYIMIYQERMHRKALRIKDFMLDVLPG; encoded by the coding sequence ATGAAGAAGAAATACCGGTGCGGATATTTGTTATTAATGTGCGTGCTGACCTTGCCAGTTACTGTATCGGGAAATACACTGGAACAGCAACGAGCTGATTTTCTGCGAGCTGAAAAGCTGATTGCCCAAGGAAACGACGAGGCATTTTGGAACGTCAGCATGTCTTTAAAAAGTTATCCTTTGTATCCGTATCTGCATTATCAGTGGCTAAAGAATAACTTGCATCAGACGAGCAGAATTCTGAGGTTTTTATCAGAATACAAAGATACGCGTTATGCCGGTTTGTTAAGGTCTCAATGGCTGAGTTATCTGGCTCAGCATGAAAACTGGCACGAATTTCTTCAACATTATCAGGCAAGCGGCAACAGCACGCTGGAGTGTCAGTTTTACTGGGCCAAATACCTGACGGGCGATACTCAACTAGCATTGAATGAAGCAAAGCGCTTGTGGACAGTGGCGAAGTCTCTGCCTAAGGAATGCGATGCGTTGACGTCAATATTGATCAAGTCGCCGCTTTTTACACAGGAGTTGATCTGGCAACGCTTTGAACTGGCATTGCGGAAAGATAATGTTCAGCTGGCGGAATATCTGAAGCGTTTGTTAAAAGATCAGACGAGTGCCGATGTTTGGTTGAAAATTCATAAAAAGCCCGAGTTAATAGGAAGCGATACTTTATGGATCAGCCCGGATCAGCAAGGCGGGCATATCTTTGCGCATGCTGTCGATAGAATGGCCAAAACAGATCCCGAGTTGGCGATGCAAATCTGGGACAACAGGAAATATAATTTCGCTATAGATGCGCAAACGGATCAGAGGTTGGAGCGCAGACTCGCACTGGCCCTGGCATTTAAAAAGAATAAAAAAGCCTATGACCGTCTGAGCCGATTGGCCAATGTCGATGCGGAGGTCAGGGAATGGAAAGTCAGAGCCGCCTTGCTCGAACAGAATTGGCAACATATTGCCGATGCGCTGGCAGGCTTGACGGATCAGGAGCGACTGGAGCCCCGATGGCAGTACTGGCAAGCTCGCGCACTGGCTAAAGCGGGTGATGTGCTGCAGGCACAGAATATCTACAATCATCTTGCTGAAGACCGGAGCTTTTATGGTTTTCTTGCAGCCGATACAGTCAGCAAGCCGTATCAGTTAGCCGATAAGCCTGTTTTCCTGTCAGGGAATGCGCTTGAAACACTAGCCGAAGCAAGCGATTTTAAAATTGCCCAGGAGCTTGATTTTTTAGGTCGGGTTCCGGAGGCGCAGAGGCAGTGGTGGTTTGCTATCAAAAAACTGCCCAAAGAGCGCTTGATGACTGCGGCCAAATTGGCTCAACAATGGCAATGGAATCAAGTGGCTATTTTTACGCTAGCTAAGGCCGAATACTGGGATGACATGGAGCTACGGTTTCCGGTCAATTATCTCAATGAAGTCAGCAATAATGCGTATAGACACAATCTTGATCCGGCTGTAATTTTCGGCCTCATTCGCCAGGAGAGCGTGTTTGACAGGTATGCCGAGTCGCCGGTCGGCGCCAGGGGGCTTATGCAGATTATGCCGAAAACAGGCCAGCAAATTGCACGAGACCTTCGCGAGAATTGGCAATCTGAGGCAAGCCTGTTTGATCCCAATATTAATGTCAAGTACGGTTCTTTTTATTACAGACAACTGCTGGACCGATTCAACGGTCATTTCGCATTGGCAACTGCCGCTTATAATGCAGGGCCCAAGCGGGTAGGGCAGTGGTTGCCTAGCGGCGAGACTGTGCCGGCGGATATATGGATAGAGACTATCCCATTTAAGGAAACCCGAAAATATGTATCTTCAGTGCTTGCTTACATCATGATTTATCAGGAGCGTATGCACAGGAAAGCGCTCAGGATAAAAGATTTCATGCTGGATGTGCTACCGGGCTAA
- the fabB gene encoding beta-ketoacyl-ACP synthase I — MKRVVVTGLGIVSSIGNNRNEVVNSLKEGRSGIVFADVYKELGFRSHVHGPVNIDQDEFIDRKIKRFMGDGAAFNYIAMQQAIDDAGLAESDVSNVRTGLVMGSGGPSTSNLVDAADILREKGIKKVGPYMVTRTMSSTNTACLATPFKIKGVNYSISSACATSAHCIGHAMELIQMGKQDIVFAGGGEEVHWTMSVLFDAMGALSSKYNDAPETASRPYDETRDGFVISGGGGVLVIEELEHAKARGAKIYAELTGYGATSDGYDMVQPSGEGAVRCMQQALATVPDKIDYINAHGTSTPVGDTRELEALRTVFGAGNVPWVSSTKSLTGHALGAAGVNEAIYSLLMMEESFLSASANITHLDPNAEGIPIVRERQDNVTLNTIMSNSFGFGGTNATLIFQRYNG, encoded by the coding sequence ATGAAAAGAGTCGTGGTAACCGGTTTAGGCATCGTTTCCAGTATCGGCAATAATCGAAATGAGGTTGTAAATTCCTTAAAAGAAGGGCGTTCTGGAATCGTTTTTGCCGATGTCTATAAAGAACTTGGCTTTCGCAGCCATGTTCATGGACCTGTCAATATAGATCAGGACGAATTTATCGACCGAAAAATAAAACGTTTTATGGGCGATGGCGCTGCATTTAACTATATTGCCATGCAGCAGGCCATTGACGATGCAGGCCTTGCGGAGTCGGACGTATCAAATGTCAGAACCGGTCTGGTGATGGGATCGGGCGGTCCTTCCACTTCGAATCTCGTGGATGCGGCTGATATTTTGCGCGAAAAAGGCATCAAAAAGGTAGGGCCTTACATGGTGACCAGAACCATGTCCAGCACCAATACAGCCTGTCTGGCAACACCGTTCAAAATCAAGGGCGTCAATTATTCCATCAGTTCCGCCTGTGCGACCAGTGCTCACTGTATCGGTCACGCCATGGAGCTGATCCAGATGGGTAAGCAGGACATCGTGTTTGCCGGCGGTGGCGAAGAAGTGCACTGGACCATGTCCGTGTTGTTCGATGCGATGGGGGCTTTGTCATCCAAGTACAACGACGCGCCTGAAACAGCTTCAAGGCCTTATGATGAAACCCGTGACGGTTTCGTTATTTCCGGCGGCGGCGGCGTTCTGGTTATTGAGGAGCTGGAGCATGCTAAAGCCCGCGGTGCCAAGATCTATGCCGAACTGACTGGTTACGGCGCAACATCCGATGGCTACGATATGGTTCAGCCTTCAGGCGAAGGCGCTGTGCGCTGCATGCAGCAGGCGCTGGCAACTGTGCCTGACAAGATCGATTACATCAATGCACACGGCACCAGTACGCCCGTTGGCGATACCAGAGAATTGGAAGCCTTGCGTACCGTATTCGGCGCCGGCAATGTGCCATGGGTCAGCTCAACGAAGTCTCTGACAGGTCACGCATTAGGCGCAGCCGGTGTCAATGAGGCCATTTATTCGTTATTGATGATGGAAGAAAGCTTTCTGAGCGCTTCAGCCAATATCACGCACCTGGATCCAAATGCGGAAGGCATTCCCATCGTGCGCGAGCGTCAGGACAATGTCACGCTGAATACCATCATGTCGAACAGTTTCGGCTTCGGCGGCACCAACGCAACATTAATCTTCCAGCGTTACAACGGCTAA
- a CDS encoding PHP domain-containing protein codes for MAEVYDLHCHSTASDGALSPAELIKRAHEQGVTSLALTDHDTTAGLAEARAAAAASGIKLIPGIELSTNWQDKCFHIVGLGIDPDYGPLAQATQNLQIVRLERAEKIAQKLEKKRIPGALEAVKRAAGDSMITRTHFADFLLSQHHVSTQQEAFDRYLARGKPAYVSTPWAELELAINWITESGGIAVLAHPLRYKLTANWMKRLLTAFKEAGGQGIEVVTSRISADEIKLVAGYAARFELAGSAGSDFHNPENQWVELGRLASLPPHIKPVWELLEVQG; via the coding sequence ATGGCTGAAGTATACGATCTGCACTGTCACTCAACGGCTTCCGATGGTGCATTATCGCCTGCGGAACTAATAAAACGCGCCCATGAGCAAGGCGTTACCTCACTGGCTTTAACCGATCACGATACGACAGCCGGACTCGCCGAAGCCCGGGCTGCGGCAGCTGCAAGCGGCATTAAGCTGATACCTGGCATCGAACTTTCCACCAACTGGCAGGATAAATGTTTTCATATAGTCGGTCTGGGGATCGATCCTGATTATGGCCCGCTGGCTCAAGCCACTCAGAATCTGCAAATCGTTCGCCTGGAACGCGCTGAAAAAATCGCCCAAAAACTCGAGAAGAAACGTATTCCCGGCGCACTCGAAGCCGTCAAACGAGCAGCCGGCGACAGCATGATCACTCGCACCCATTTTGCCGACTTCCTACTGTCACAGCACCACGTGTCAACGCAGCAAGAAGCTTTCGACCGTTATCTAGCCCGAGGCAAGCCGGCCTATGTATCCACGCCCTGGGCCGAGCTGGAGCTGGCGATCAACTGGATCACCGAGTCAGGCGGAATTGCCGTCTTGGCTCATCCATTGCGTTACAAGCTGACGGCCAACTGGATGAAACGGCTATTGACCGCTTTTAAGGAAGCTGGCGGCCAAGGTATAGAGGTTGTAACGAGCAGAATTAGTGCCGATGAAATTAAATTGGTTGCCGGCTACGCCGCACGCTTTGAGCTGGCGGGATCAGCAGGTTCTGACTTTCACAATCCTGAAAACCAGTGGGTCGAGTTAGGCCGGCTCGCATCTCTCCCTCCTCATATCAAGCCAGTATGGGAACTACTGGAAGTTCAAGGTTAA
- the fabA gene encoding 3-hydroxyacyl-[acyl-carrier-protein] dehydratase FabA, producing the protein MEKQHSFTREELLKSGRGELYGPKNAQLPLPNMLMMDRITHISDEGGAYGKGEIIAELDITPDLWFFACHFQGDPVMPGCLGLDAMWQLIGFYLCWMGGPGKGRALGVGEVKFTGQVLPTAKKVTYRVNLKRVIMRKLVMGIADATMEVDGKVIYEATDLRVGLFTSTEDF; encoded by the coding sequence ATGGAGAAACAGCATAGCTTTACGCGCGAAGAATTATTGAAGTCCGGTAGGGGGGAGCTATACGGGCCGAAAAATGCGCAATTGCCTCTACCAAATATGCTAATGATGGACCGGATTACCCATATATCGGATGAAGGCGGCGCTTACGGGAAAGGCGAAATTATTGCTGAGCTGGATATAACTCCTGATTTATGGTTTTTTGCTTGCCATTTCCAAGGCGATCCGGTGATGCCGGGCTGTTTGGGACTGGATGCCATGTGGCAATTGATAGGCTTCTATTTATGCTGGATGGGCGGACCAGGTAAAGGACGGGCTTTGGGCGTAGGTGAAGTTAAATTTACTGGGCAGGTTTTGCCGACCGCTAAAAAAGTGACTTATCGAGTCAATTTGAAAAGAGTCATCATGAGAAAGTTGGTCATGGGTATCGCTGATGCCACCATGGAAGTTGACGGTAAAGTAATTTACGAAGCTACCGATTTGCGGGTTGGTTTATTTACTTCTACAGAAGATTTCTAG
- a CDS encoding ABC transporter ATP-binding protein has protein sequence MPLLVDEVLLNKPGMTIAFINSLTPAHWHTPILYIAAVLLASLLLRIIAIIFNIIQARQFSFISKDIIFRIRKNLIGRLQTISMSEYESLGTGTVVTHLVTDLDTIDTFIGSTISKLLIAVLTIIGTAIILLWMHWQLGLFILLLNPVVIYFTRIVGSRVKDLKARENSAYEVFQQSLTETLEAIHQIRASNREKHYCQQLIESARSVKDYSMTFTWKSDAANRMSFLVFLFGFDVFRACAMLMVFYSDLSIGEMLAVFGYLWFMMAPVQEVLNIQYAFYAAKAALRRINRLNALKQEPHYPHLENPFLSKKTVSIRVDDLHFSYGDEQILNGINLEIKAGEKVALVGASGGGKSTLIQTLIGLYPPSGGRIYFDNAPIDRIGLEVVRENVVTVLQQPILFNDTIRANLTLGRPATDAELWHALAIAQLKDTVSDLEKGLDTIVGRHGMRLSGGQRQRMAIARMIVANPKVVILDEATSALDSETEHKLHQALANFLKGRTTIIIAHRLSAVKQADHVYVFEGGSICEQGRHETLINQKGLYAKLYGDYQ, from the coding sequence ATGCCGCTGCTGGTCGACGAAGTCCTGCTGAACAAGCCCGGCATGACCATCGCATTCATCAATTCGCTGACGCCGGCCCACTGGCATACGCCTATCCTTTATATTGCGGCCGTTTTGCTGGCGAGCCTGTTGCTGCGCATTATTGCGATTATTTTCAACATCATTCAAGCCCGGCAGTTCTCTTTTATTTCCAAAGACATCATTTTTCGTATCCGTAAGAATCTGATAGGGCGTCTGCAGACGATTTCCATGTCCGAATACGAAAGCCTGGGAACAGGCACCGTGGTCACGCACCTGGTGACCGATCTGGATACGATTGATACCTTTATAGGCTCCACCATCAGTAAATTGCTGATAGCCGTCCTGACTATCATAGGCACAGCCATCATTCTGCTATGGATGCACTGGCAGCTTGGTTTGTTTATTTTATTATTAAATCCTGTCGTGATCTATTTCACGCGTATCGTCGGATCACGCGTCAAGGATCTAAAAGCCAGGGAAAATTCCGCTTATGAAGTATTTCAGCAATCGCTAACCGAAACACTGGAAGCGATTCATCAAATCCGCGCCAGCAATCGCGAGAAGCATTACTGCCAGCAACTGATTGAATCGGCCCGCTCGGTGAAAGATTATTCAATGACTTTTACCTGGAAAAGCGATGCGGCCAACCGGATGAGCTTTCTGGTATTTCTGTTCGGTTTCGACGTGTTTCGCGCCTGCGCCATGCTCATGGTTTTCTATTCCGACCTCAGCATAGGCGAAATGCTTGCCGTATTCGGCTACCTCTGGTTTATGATGGCGCCGGTCCAGGAAGTGCTGAATATTCAATATGCGTTTTATGCAGCCAAAGCCGCTTTAAGACGCATCAACCGCCTGAATGCATTGAAACAGGAGCCCCATTATCCGCATCTGGAAAATCCGTTTCTGAGCAAAAAAACCGTTTCCATACGCGTTGACGATCTGCATTTCAGCTATGGCGATGAGCAAATACTGAACGGCATCAATCTGGAAATCAAAGCCGGCGAAAAAGTGGCGCTGGTCGGCGCCAGCGGCGGCGGCAAGTCCACGCTGATACAAACACTCATCGGTCTTTATCCGCCCAGCGGCGGCCGGATTTATTTTGACAATGCCCCCATCGACCGCATTGGCCTTGAGGTTGTCAGGGAAAATGTCGTGACCGTCCTACAGCAACCTATTCTGTTTAACGATACCATTCGAGCCAACCTGACACTGGGCAGGCCTGCTACGGATGCCGAATTATGGCATGCGCTGGCGATCGCGCAATTAAAAGACACGGTCAGCGACCTGGAGAAAGGTTTGGATACAATAGTCGGCCGTCACGGCATGCGGCTTTCCGGCGGCCAACGGCAACGCATGGCCATCGCCCGGATGATAGTCGCCAATCCCAAGGTCGTGATACTTGACGAGGCCACTTCGGCACTCGATAGCGAAACAGAACATAAATTACATCAGGCCCTTGCCAATTTCCTGAAAGGACGCACGACCATCATTATTGCGCATCGTCTAAGCGCCGTAAAACAAGCCGATCATGTCTATGTATTTGAAGGCGGCAGTATTTGCGAACAAGGTCGTCATGAAACTTTAATTAACCAAAAGGGTCTTTACGCCAAGCTTTATGGAGATTATCAATAG